A single window of Hymenobacter sp. APR13 DNA harbors:
- a CDS encoding ABC-F family ATP-binding cassette domain-containing protein, whose amino-acid sequence MISTSNVSLRYGKRVLFEDVTIKFMPGNVYGLIGANGAGKSTFLKILAGDIEANTGSVMMPAGSRLSVLRQDQFAYDTQPVLQTVIMGHHRLWKVMEEKDALYAKADFSDADGERAAALEGEFADLEGWNAEYEAAELLSGLGIGEDKHYTLMGDLGGSDKVRVLLAQALFGNPDVLLLDEPTNGLDAETVLWLENFLDSFQNTVIVVSHDRHFLDAVCNYMADLDFSKITMYPGNYSFWYESSQLALRQRQDINKKTEDKRKELEEFVRRFSANASKSKQATSRQKLLQKLTLEEIKPSSRKYPYIAFKPEREAGNQLLTVENLSKSVDGQVVFRNASFSLDKKDKVAIISRDDRAPSLLFDILFEQIRPDTGDFKWGTTITPSYFPKENSEFFDTDLNLVDWLRQYSTEKDESFIRGFLGRMLFSGEESQKKSNVLSGGEKVRCMLSKMMMESGNVLVLDDPTNHLDLESITALNNSLRDFQGTLLFVSHDLQFIETIANRIIELTPDGIIDRRMNYEEYLADEQIKALRQRKYQLVS is encoded by the coding sequence ATGATTAGCACCTCCAATGTCAGCCTGCGCTATGGTAAGCGCGTGCTGTTTGAAGACGTTACCATCAAATTCATGCCTGGCAACGTGTACGGCCTCATTGGCGCCAACGGCGCAGGCAAATCCACGTTTCTGAAAATCCTGGCTGGTGACATTGAGGCCAACACGGGCTCGGTGATGATGCCGGCTGGCTCGCGCCTGTCGGTGCTGCGCCAGGACCAATTTGCCTACGATACCCAGCCCGTACTCCAGACGGTGATTATGGGCCACCACCGCCTGTGGAAGGTGATGGAAGAAAAGGACGCCCTCTACGCCAAAGCCGACTTCTCGGACGCTGACGGCGAGCGGGCTGCGGCGCTGGAAGGCGAGTTTGCCGACCTCGAAGGCTGGAACGCCGAGTACGAGGCGGCCGAGCTTCTCTCCGGCCTGGGCATTGGCGAAGACAAGCACTACACCCTGATGGGCGACCTGGGCGGCTCCGACAAAGTGAGGGTGCTGCTGGCCCAGGCCCTGTTCGGCAACCCCGACGTGCTGCTGCTGGACGAACCCACCAACGGCCTCGACGCCGAAACCGTGCTGTGGCTGGAGAACTTCCTCGACTCGTTCCAGAACACGGTAATCGTGGTGAGCCACGACCGTCACTTCCTCGACGCGGTGTGTAACTACATGGCCGACCTCGACTTCTCGAAAATCACCATGTACCCCGGCAACTACTCGTTCTGGTACGAGAGCAGCCAGCTGGCTTTGCGCCAGCGCCAGGACATCAACAAGAAGACCGAGGACAAGCGCAAGGAGCTGGAAGAGTTTGTGCGCCGCTTCTCGGCCAACGCCTCCAAGAGCAAGCAGGCCACCTCGCGCCAGAAGCTGCTGCAAAAGCTGACGCTGGAAGAAATCAAGCCCAGCTCGCGCAAGTACCCCTACATTGCCTTCAAGCCCGAGCGCGAAGCCGGCAACCAGCTGCTGACCGTGGAGAACCTGAGCAAGTCGGTGGACGGGCAGGTGGTGTTCCGCAACGCCAGCTTCTCGCTGGACAAGAAGGACAAGGTGGCCATCATCAGCCGCGACGACCGTGCCCCTTCCCTGCTGTTCGACATCCTGTTCGAGCAGATCCGGCCCGATACCGGCGACTTCAAGTGGGGTACCACCATCACGCCGAGCTACTTCCCCAAGGAAAACTCCGAGTTCTTCGATACCGACCTGAACCTGGTGGACTGGCTGCGTCAGTACAGCACCGAGAAGGACGAATCGTTTATCCGGGGATTCCTGGGCCGCATGCTGTTCTCGGGCGAGGAGTCGCAGAAGAAGAGCAACGTGCTGAGCGGGGGCGAGAAAGTGCGCTGCATGCTCTCCAAGATGATGATGGAATCGGGCAACGTGCTGGTTCTCGACGACCCGACGAACCATCTGGACCTGGAAAGCATTACGGCTCTGAACAACAGCCTGCGCGACTTCCAGGGCACGCTGCTGTTCGTGTCGCACGACTTGCAGTTCATCGAAACCATTGCCAACCGTATTATCGAGCTCACGCCCGACGGCATCATCGACCGGCGCATGAACTACGAGGAATACTTGGCCGATGAGCAGATCAAGGCCCTGCGCCAGCGCAAATATCAACTCGTATCCTAA
- a CDS encoding lmo0937 family membrane protein produces the protein MGNLLYIIAVILILIWALGFFGVLGAGMAGNNLIHILLVIAIIAILLRVIRGGRVV, from the coding sequence ATGGGCAATTTGCTGTACATCATCGCCGTAATCCTCATTCTCATCTGGGCACTGGGCTTCTTTGGCGTGCTGGGTGCTGGCATGGCTGGCAACAACCTGATTCACATCCTGCTGGTTATCGCCATCATCGCCATCCTGCTGCGGGTTATTCGCGGTGGCCGCGTAGTCTAG